From the genome of Muricauda sp. SCSIO 64092, one region includes:
- a CDS encoding RagB/SusD family nutrient uptake outer membrane protein — MKTCKILVVALTFIAFGCEDDFLETSPQNAIGGNDFWKTEEHAFLGVNAIYNVMRRQPYINELGMDDVLTPMAYRYGGSANWDTWQLYSIVSGNSNNRTRLYKDRWETLYRGINRANEAIANIPGIETTDETTKNRLLGEAQFLRALFYFDLLNYYGGQDDSRYDGVPLYTEPTSFSQTYEPRSKPSVIRAVILEDLNNAIANLPSTGGELSDGRASKGAAMALLGKVYLYNKQYTEATNMFRQVIDLGDYQLHDDYGSMFQTSADRNSGVIFALQNEGIQDFGGWRDLRYGNASSRSNAKNSSIPTNFFVNSYRWQDGTKFDMNQFLADFETANGRAFDWSNRDDVNQMFEGRDPRLEASIIRPFAFFVGRGNRTYEYRYPRDTESEPFESMRTVNNTNDHYCWRKFVNVGEESPVRRHSAIDYPVIRYADVLLMYAEARNEDNPGNAGNAGDDLYWAINQVRNRVNMPDVPVGTQAEVRELIREERMLELAAEGIFYSDYRRWFDGDPSFNADSLNEDILDFTGTVLLDTRRYYPGYFLWPIPETERDLNPDLTQNPGW, encoded by the coding sequence ATGAAAACGTGTAAAATTTTAGTAGTGGCATTGACTTTCATAGCCTTTGGCTGTGAAGATGATTTCTTGGAAACTTCCCCTCAAAATGCGATAGGTGGCAATGACTTTTGGAAGACGGAAGAACATGCATTTCTTGGTGTTAATGCCATTTATAATGTCATGAGAAGACAACCTTATATTAATGAGTTGGGAATGGATGATGTGCTTACTCCCATGGCATACCGTTACGGTGGAAGTGCCAACTGGGATACTTGGCAATTGTACAGTATTGTTTCGGGGAATTCAAATAATAGAACCAGGCTTTACAAAGATCGCTGGGAAACACTGTATCGTGGGATAAACAGGGCGAATGAAGCAATAGCCAATATCCCAGGAATCGAGACTACTGATGAAACTACCAAGAATCGATTACTTGGAGAAGCACAATTTTTAAGGGCTTTGTTCTATTTTGACCTGTTGAATTATTATGGGGGGCAAGACGACTCAAGATACGATGGTGTTCCACTATATACGGAGCCTACCTCCTTCTCACAGACGTACGAGCCCAGGAGCAAGCCCTCTGTGATAAGGGCTGTGATTTTGGAAGATTTAAATAATGCCATTGCCAATCTGCCAAGTACGGGAGGTGAACTTTCAGATGGCAGGGCCTCCAAAGGTGCAGCAATGGCCTTGTTGGGAAAGGTCTATTTGTATAACAAACAATACACCGAAGCTACAAACATGTTTAGGCAGGTCATAGATTTGGGAGATTATCAGTTGCACGACGATTACGGTAGTATGTTCCAAACATCAGCAGACAGAAACAGTGGGGTAATTTTTGCGCTTCAAAATGAAGGTATCCAGGATTTTGGTGGTTGGCGGGATTTACGATATGGCAATGCGTCAAGTCGCAGTAATGCTAAAAACAGTTCTATTCCAACTAACTTTTTTGTGAATTCGTACAGATGGCAAGATGGTACCAAATTTGACATGAATCAGTTCTTGGCGGATTTTGAGACGGCCAATGGCAGAGCATTTGATTGGTCCAATAGAGATGACGTAAATCAGATGTTTGAAGGTAGAGACCCGCGATTGGAGGCCAGTATAATTAGGCCCTTCGCATTTTTTGTAGGTCGTGGCAATAGGACTTACGAGTATCGATATCCTAGGGATACTGAATCGGAACCATTTGAAAGTATGAGAACTGTCAACAATACAAACGATCATTATTGCTGGCGAAAATTTGTAAACGTAGGAGAAGAAAGCCCTGTTCGTAGGCACTCTGCCATTGATTATCCGGTGATTCGATATGCAGATGTATTATTAATGTATGCCGAAGCAAGGAATGAAGATAATCCAGGTAATGCTGGTAATGCTGGCGATGATTTGTATTGGGCAATTAATCAAGTGAGAAACCGAGTAAATATGCCTGATGTTCCGGTTGGCACTCAAGCTGAAGTAAGGGAATTAATCAGGGAAGAAAGAATGTTGGAATTAGCTGCTGAAGGTATTTTTTACTCAGACTATCGAAGATGGTTTGATGGCGACCCTTCATTTAATGCGGACTCCTTGAATGAAGATATCCTGGATTTTACCGGAACGGTACTGCTTGATACACGCAGATACTATCCTGGTTATTTTCTATGGCCGATACCTGAGACAGAAAGGGACTTGAATCCAGACTTAACCCAGAATCCAGGCTGGTAA
- a CDS encoding glycoside hydrolase family 28 protein: MKTSLVAFFFFCATIALAKDLKTVNIKDFGAVGDARTLNTQSIQTAIDHVVASGGGTVVVPKGNFVTGSIFLKDNIELKLEKGAVLLGSTDFNHYKQGSHWYALILSLDAKNVRITGEGEINGQALDLVDDVMGKLTRGEIDPSNYNRNRPDEDVRPQLIEFTNVSNVTIQDITLRDAAGWTQTYINCDVLSLKRVKVRCTKYWNNDGLDLVDCTNVVVEDCDIISEDDGICLKSHDSSRVCKNIEIKNCKVSSGSSAFKLGTASRGGFENIKVDSLYIYDTYRSSIALMVVDGGYMKDVTISNVTVKNSSGSFFIDIGHRNQKADIGTIENIRLSNIDMEVNLDGKNSNHHRPNFHFPPRGERPAPHNPYPSTISGLPNHPIKNVSFKNITMKYFGGGKKKTAHIPTDSLSLVPYNEKKYPEFHMFGELPASAFFVRNVEGIQFENVNISYLEPDYRTPFVFSQVNGLKIDGLNVKDVENGPILILDNAQHEKIENVNASVEGDVIKKQN, encoded by the coding sequence ATGAAGACTTCATTAGTTGCTTTCTTTTTCTTTTGCGCAACCATTGCTTTGGCAAAAGATTTAAAAACGGTGAACATAAAAGATTTTGGTGCCGTCGGAGATGCCAGAACACTAAATACACAATCCATTCAGACCGCTATTGACCACGTGGTCGCTTCCGGTGGAGGAACAGTCGTTGTTCCAAAAGGAAATTTTGTAACGGGAAGTATATTCCTGAAGGATAATATTGAACTGAAATTGGAAAAAGGGGCAGTGCTATTGGGCAGTACCGATTTCAATCACTACAAACAGGGCAGCCATTGGTATGCATTGATTCTTTCCCTGGATGCCAAGAATGTGCGTATAACCGGGGAAGGGGAGATTAACGGGCAGGCATTGGACCTGGTTGATGATGTCATGGGTAAGCTCACACGTGGTGAGATTGATCCTTCCAATTATAATCGTAATCGCCCTGATGAGGATGTTCGTCCACAACTCATCGAATTCACCAACGTCTCAAACGTCACCATCCAGGATATTACCTTGCGTGACGCTGCTGGGTGGACACAGACCTATATTAATTGCGATGTGTTATCGCTCAAAAGGGTCAAAGTACGATGTACAAAGTATTGGAACAATGACGGTCTGGACCTTGTTGATTGCACTAATGTGGTTGTTGAAGATTGTGATATCATCAGTGAAGACGATGGTATTTGTTTGAAATCCCACGATAGTTCACGCGTATGCAAAAACATTGAGATCAAGAATTGCAAAGTCAGCTCGGGTTCAAGTGCTTTTAAGTTGGGGACCGCTTCTCGTGGCGGTTTTGAGAACATAAAAGTCGATAGCTTGTACATATATGATACCTACCGTTCTTCAATTGCCTTAATGGTTGTTGATGGCGGTTACATGAAAGATGTTACAATATCAAATGTTACTGTAAAAAATAGTTCCGGCTCATTTTTTATAGATATAGGGCATCGTAATCAGAAAGCTGACATAGGCACGATTGAGAATATTCGTCTGAGCAATATCGACATGGAAGTCAATCTGGATGGAAAAAATAGCAATCATCATAGACCAAACTTTCATTTTCCTCCTCGTGGCGAAAGGCCTGCTCCGCATAATCCCTATCCTTCAACAATATCTGGATTGCCAAATCATCCAATAAAAAATGTAAGTTTCAAGAATATCACTATGAAATACTTTGGTGGTGGAAAGAAGAAAACAGCACACATACCTACGGACTCTTTATCCTTGGTCCCATATAACGAAAAGAAGTACCCTGAGTTTCACATGTTCGGTGAGTTGCCCGCATCGGCCTTTTTTGTGAGGAATGTGGAAGGAATACAGTTTGAGAATGTCAATATCAGTTATCTGGAACCGGACTACAGAACACCGTTTGTTTTTAGTCAAGTAAACGGTTTGAAAATCGATGGACTTAACGTGAAGGATGTTGAAAATGGTCCAATACTAATTTTGGATAACGCACAGCACGAAAAGATTGAGAATGTAAACGCCTCCGTGGAAGGAGATGTAATAAAAAAACAAAATTGA
- a CDS encoding DUF1080 domain-containing protein, which yields MEISISEIIALTIKNRIGTVFNGSAVLSRGIVFVLLSLSLISCGSRVSDSKNDKVGKVDSNEVSASLFNGKNLDGWYTYLRAPEPTSEVKGLKKEGNKYVEPLGLNKDPLNVFSVVQEEGEPAIRISGEVLGVLITEKEFENFHLSLEFKWGEEKYPPRKDKKRDSGVMYYSIGKEGAKAGAWMRSMEMQVQEGDTGDMWCIDSTSTRVRTVKVAIDSAQHFRYDPKATFNIVNMRGERYCQKSGDFEKEYGEWNRLDIYAYERESIHVVNGQKNMHLTDIGQIINGEIEPLTKGKIQLQSEGAEIFYRDITIQPIQSLPHIE from the coding sequence ATGGAAATTTCAATTAGCGAAATAATAGCGTTAACTATTAAAAATAGAATAGGTACCGTTTTCAATGGGTCAGCAGTTCTAAGCAGGGGAATAGTTTTCGTTCTTCTGTCGTTGTCCTTAATATCGTGTGGTTCCAGAGTATCGGATTCTAAAAATGACAAAGTAGGCAAAGTTGACTCCAACGAAGTCTCCGCATCATTGTTCAATGGAAAAAATCTGGATGGTTGGTATACCTATCTCAGAGCCCCCGAGCCAACTTCCGAAGTAAAGGGCTTAAAAAAGGAAGGAAATAAATACGTTGAACCCCTTGGGCTTAACAAAGATCCGCTCAATGTCTTCAGCGTGGTACAGGAGGAAGGCGAACCTGCAATCCGAATTAGTGGAGAAGTTCTTGGTGTTCTGATTACCGAAAAAGAATTCGAAAATTTTCACTTGAGTCTGGAATTTAAATGGGGAGAAGAAAAATACCCTCCCAGAAAGGACAAAAAACGGGATAGTGGTGTCATGTACTACTCTATCGGCAAAGAAGGGGCCAAAGCTGGTGCCTGGATGCGTTCCATGGAGATGCAGGTGCAAGAAGGGGACACCGGTGATATGTGGTGTATTGATTCCACATCCACTCGGGTCAGGACCGTTAAGGTAGCGATCGATAGCGCGCAACACTTTCGGTATGATCCCAAAGCCACATTTAACATCGTAAACATGCGAGGCGAGCGATATTGCCAAAAATCCGGGGATTTTGAAAAAGAATATGGCGAATGGAACCGACTGGATATCTATGCCTATGAAAGGGAAAGTATACACGTAGTGAATGGGCAAAAGAACATGCATCTTACTGACATTGGCCAAATTATCAATGGAGAAATCGAACCGTTGACCAAAGGAAAGATTCAACTACAGTCTGAAGGAGCAGAAATTTTCTATCGCGATATTACAATTCAACCCATACAATCCTTACCACATATAGAATGA
- a CDS encoding GH92 family glycosyl hydrolase produces the protein MKIKEPTIFRTYVKTTLLVCTIVLQAGCQHQKDKTTEKTDYTQMVYPLLDTENSRWFFFSSACRPFGMVNLSPDTEVDGAWGSGYRYKVDTIRGFSHIHAWQLSGLSVMPLALDKLSEKDVSDNYSSSFDHDKESVSPGHHQLHLDRYDIGVELTSTKRVGFHKYIFETKEPAILFNLNGQLGPSEIIDGTIRQVAPHVLEGELVNAPTFRRPKPTSVFFRIELDTDIEDFSFSDNHGKCLLKLPSSSHDVKMKVAISYTSTENAKFNLDHELPHWNFEKVVQESKEEWNSYLSRIKVEGGTHGQQRRFYTDLWHALQGRRIINDANGYYPDNTGKHFQIKRLPISEEGLPLFNHYNSDSFWGAQWTINTLWQLVYPEVAEEFVNSLLQYYRDGGLVPRGPSGGNYTYVMTGASSTPFIVGAYQKGIRGFDAEEAYGALKKNHMPGGIMMRAGYEHQSEIGGGLEDYIAQGFVPYPTLGGNRRNGLHQNGASLTLEYAYQDWCLAQFAKALGKTEDEAYFMERSENYGNVFDTETNWMRPKDKNGKWREPYDPYELNAGFIEANGAQGTWFVPHDLSGLANLMGGKGAAVAKLNQQFEEASKLGFTSGTSHSQELHPEYSRIPINYGNQPSIQTAFVFHHLGRPDLTQYWAREVVKNVYEGLSTSRGYNGDEDQGLMGALAVLMKMGLFQMTGGNEANAVYQVSSPTFDRIEIELNEDYHKGQKFVIETKNNSEENRYIRAATLNGQELPILNLTHTQVVSGGQLNLEMYGGTASDTPEKTRSGQGKK, from the coding sequence ATGAAAATAAAGGAACCAACTATTTTTCGAACATACGTAAAAACAACGCTACTGGTTTGTACCATAGTACTGCAAGCCGGTTGCCAACATCAAAAGGATAAGACTACAGAAAAGACGGACTATACCCAAATGGTTTATCCATTATTGGATACGGAGAACTCAAGATGGTTTTTCTTTTCCTCGGCGTGCAGGCCCTTTGGGATGGTGAACCTTAGCCCCGATACGGAAGTGGATGGTGCCTGGGGAAGCGGTTATCGTTATAAGGTGGATACCATTAGGGGGTTTAGTCACATCCACGCCTGGCAGCTTTCAGGACTGTCCGTGATGCCCCTGGCCTTGGATAAACTTTCCGAGAAGGACGTTTCCGACAACTATTCTTCTTCTTTTGATCATGATAAGGAAAGCGTATCTCCCGGTCATCACCAATTACACCTGGATCGATATGATATTGGTGTAGAACTGACCAGTACCAAAAGGGTAGGTTTTCACAAGTACATTTTTGAGACAAAAGAACCTGCCATTCTATTCAATTTAAATGGTCAACTAGGGCCATCAGAGATTATCGATGGTACCATAAGGCAGGTGGCACCCCATGTGCTTGAAGGGGAGCTGGTCAATGCGCCTACGTTTAGGCGGCCCAAGCCCACATCTGTTTTTTTTAGGATTGAGTTGGATACGGATATTGAGGATTTTTCATTTTCCGATAACCATGGAAAATGCCTTTTGAAGTTACCGTCCAGCTCACATGATGTGAAGATGAAAGTGGCCATTTCCTACACTTCAACTGAAAATGCCAAATTCAATCTTGATCATGAACTTCCCCATTGGAATTTTGAAAAGGTGGTTCAAGAATCAAAAGAAGAGTGGAATTCCTATCTAAGCAGGATAAAAGTGGAAGGTGGCACCCATGGGCAACAGCGAAGGTTCTACACCGATCTTTGGCATGCATTGCAGGGGAGAAGGATCATCAATGATGCCAATGGCTACTACCCGGACAACACAGGGAAACACTTTCAAATAAAGCGACTTCCCATTTCCGAAGAAGGCCTGCCATTGTTCAACCATTACAATTCGGATTCGTTCTGGGGTGCCCAATGGACCATCAATACCCTATGGCAGTTGGTTTATCCAGAAGTTGCTGAGGAGTTTGTGAATTCCCTGTTGCAATACTATCGTGATGGTGGATTGGTTCCCAGAGGGCCTTCGGGTGGAAATTATACCTATGTGATGACCGGTGCCAGCAGTACGCCTTTCATCGTTGGAGCCTATCAAAAAGGGATTCGGGGATTTGATGCTGAGGAGGCCTATGGGGCCCTCAAAAAGAATCATATGCCCGGCGGTATCATGATGCGGGCCGGATACGAGCATCAATCGGAGATCGGTGGAGGTTTGGAGGACTACATTGCGCAGGGATTCGTACCCTATCCGACCCTTGGGGGAAATCGAAGAAATGGACTTCATCAAAATGGGGCTAGCCTTACCTTGGAATATGCCTATCAGGATTGGTGCTTGGCGCAATTCGCAAAAGCCTTGGGAAAAACAGAGGACGAAGCATATTTTATGGAGAGGTCTGAAAACTACGGAAACGTGTTTGATACTGAAACCAACTGGATGCGACCTAAAGATAAGAATGGAAAGTGGCGTGAACCGTATGATCCTTATGAACTGAATGCAGGTTTTATTGAAGCGAATGGCGCACAGGGGACCTGGTTTGTACCTCATGACCTATCGGGCTTGGCCAACTTAATGGGAGGAAAAGGGGCTGCTGTGGCAAAATTAAACCAACAGTTTGAAGAAGCTTCGAAGTTAGGGTTTACCTCGGGAACCTCACATTCGCAGGAACTGCACCCTGAGTATTCGAGAATACCTATTAATTATGGCAACCAACCTTCCATTCAAACGGCCTTTGTTTTCCATCATCTGGGTAGACCCGATTTGACCCAATATTGGGCACGTGAAGTTGTAAAAAACGTTTACGAAGGATTGTCCACCAGCAGGGGATACAATGGTGATGAGGACCAAGGACTAATGGGTGCATTGGCTGTGCTTATGAAAATGGGGTTGTTCCAGATGACCGGGGGTAATGAGGCAAATGCCGTTTATCAGGTCTCCAGCCCCACTTTTGACCGTATTGAAATTGAATTGAACGAGGATTACCATAAAGGGCAAAAGTTCGTCATAGAAACAAAAAACAATAGCGAAGAAAACAGGTACATCAGGGCAGCAACCTTGAACGGCCAAGAATTACCCATCCTAAATTTAACCCATACGCAGGTAGTGAGCGGTGGTCAACTAAATCTGGAAATGTACGGCGGTACAGCTTCTGATACTCCAGAAAAGACCCGCTCCGGACAGGGGAAAAAATAA
- a CDS encoding FG-GAP repeat domain-containing protein, with protein MLGLRGLSPEEYNSFHDDPRGKIEQKNSPYLIAKEPLLSKEEYQKIKDYYLDNAPEELAFENPFQDLPVTDLFMPKEISLGVPYPSTTIASFLSPGKLIVGDFMSGQLMQLNDQFEITVRLQVKEAVLQFQEVGNSYWATVFGEFFQGTDAPTGLMIRYPKDSSKPAEIPIDSLKRPCHADFVDLDADGQDDIVISEFGKYTGGLSWWKNVNGAYTENKILDLPGAIRTHIMDWDNDGDPDIVSLFAQAKEAIYLFLNDGEGKFKTLILKQFPATYGSTHMMVVDYNGDGLMDIIYSHGDNGDYTPLHKPYHGIRIFINKGNNELKEEKFIPVPGIYKTILLDVDEDGDKDFLTISFFPSANQPSFVYLENQGAKDYKPYRLDARFASRWIAMDHMDFDGDGDQDLVLGGFHWEEGNYPEKIGVIYLENLTN; from the coding sequence ATGCTGGGATTGAGAGGACTATCTCCAGAGGAATACAACTCGTTCCATGACGACCCCAGAGGTAAGATAGAACAGAAAAATTCCCCTTACTTAATAGCCAAGGAACCTTTGCTAAGTAAGGAAGAGTACCAGAAGATCAAGGATTATTATTTGGATAATGCTCCTGAAGAATTGGCATTTGAAAATCCGTTTCAAGATCTCCCTGTTACCGATCTTTTTATGCCAAAGGAGATTTCTCTCGGCGTACCTTACCCTTCTACTACCATAGCCTCTTTTTTGTCTCCAGGGAAATTGATTGTGGGTGATTTTATGTCAGGCCAGCTCATGCAATTGAACGATCAATTTGAGATTACCGTTCGCCTCCAGGTTAAAGAAGCTGTGCTACAATTTCAAGAAGTGGGCAATTCTTACTGGGCGACTGTTTTTGGAGAGTTTTTTCAAGGGACGGATGCCCCCACAGGGTTAATGATTCGCTACCCAAAGGATTCATCCAAACCTGCCGAAATCCCTATCGATAGTCTAAAAAGACCTTGCCATGCAGATTTCGTTGACCTTGATGCAGATGGTCAAGACGACATTGTTATTTCTGAATTTGGTAAGTATACCGGGGGACTCTCGTGGTGGAAAAATGTAAATGGGGCGTATACCGAAAATAAGATATTGGACCTCCCAGGTGCCATTAGAACCCACATAATGGATTGGGATAACGATGGCGACCCTGACATCGTTTCCTTGTTCGCTCAGGCAAAAGAGGCTATATACCTTTTCTTGAATGATGGTGAAGGTAAGTTCAAAACCCTTATACTTAAACAATTTCCAGCTACCTATGGTTCCACACACATGATGGTGGTAGATTACAATGGAGACGGTCTAATGGATATCATTTATAGCCATGGCGACAATGGGGACTATACCCCGCTTCACAAGCCATATCACGGTATACGAATCTTTATCAATAAAGGTAATAATGAACTCAAGGAAGAAAAATTTATTCCAGTACCAGGGATTTATAAAACAATTCTTTTGGACGTTGACGAAGATGGCGATAAAGACTTTTTGACAATTTCGTTTTTTCCGTCAGCGAATCAACCGAGCTTTGTTTATCTGGAAAACCAAGGAGCCAAGGACTACAAGCCCTATCGTTTAGATGCCAGGTTCGCAAGCCGATGGATTGCAATGGACCATATGGATTTTGATGGGGATGGAGATCAAGATTTGGTTCTTGGAGGCTTTCACTGGGAGGAAGGGAATTATCCTGAAAAAATAGGTGTTATTTACTTGGAAAACCTGACCAACTAG
- a CDS encoding sulfatase-like hydrolase/transferase encodes MMNKAERKSIFKGLVWVVITFMPCLYVYGQQDAKVLPNVIIIYTDDQGTMDANCYGSTDLYTPHMDHLAHTGVRFTQFYAAAPICSPSRAALLTGKTPLAAGLPGNSPSQKGKRGLPTEQVTIAEKLKESGYATGHIGKWHLGYTEETMPNAQGFDYSFGHMGGCIDNYSHFFYWNGPNRHDLWENNEEIWMDGEYFQDVISNKALRFIEENKDVPFFLYYAINLPHYPLQGTDKWREYYKDLDSPRDKYAASVSTVDERIGILLKKLDELKLRNNTIIIFQSDHGHSVEERTFGGGGSAGLYRGAKFSMFEGGIRVPAIISWPKTIPQHEVRDQMAINVDWFPTILDMCDIEYPSEDFEGKSLCKVIYDNEPSRHNVFWWSGGKKSWAVRKGNWKLLKNPRDPVNPESIQPSDSLFLSNVKDDPGEKTNFAKQYPEKVSELVLAYEKWRKQY; translated from the coding sequence ATGATGAATAAAGCGGAAAGAAAATCAATATTTAAGGGCCTGGTATGGGTTGTCATCACCTTTATGCCCTGCCTCTATGTTTATGGTCAGCAAGACGCCAAGGTATTACCCAATGTAATTATTATCTATACCGATGACCAAGGAACAATGGATGCCAATTGTTATGGTTCAACGGATCTGTATACGCCACACATGGATCATTTGGCACATACTGGTGTAAGGTTCACGCAGTTTTATGCAGCGGCACCTATTTGTTCTCCTTCCCGGGCGGCTCTGCTCACGGGCAAAACACCATTGGCAGCAGGTTTGCCCGGAAATTCCCCCTCTCAAAAAGGGAAGCGAGGTCTACCGACAGAGCAGGTGACCATTGCAGAAAAACTAAAGGAAAGCGGATATGCTACGGGCCATATTGGGAAATGGCACCTTGGCTATACCGAGGAGACTATGCCCAATGCACAAGGGTTTGACTATTCCTTTGGCCATATGGGCGGATGCATTGACAATTATTCGCATTTCTTTTATTGGAATGGGCCCAATCGGCACGATTTGTGGGAAAACAATGAAGAGATTTGGATGGATGGCGAATACTTTCAGGATGTCATTAGCAATAAGGCGCTCCGTTTTATTGAGGAAAACAAGGACGTTCCCTTTTTTCTCTATTATGCCATTAATCTTCCCCATTACCCACTACAGGGAACCGATAAATGGAGGGAATACTACAAAGACTTGGATAGCCCCAGAGATAAGTACGCAGCCAGTGTTTCAACAGTCGATGAGCGAATTGGAATACTGCTTAAAAAGTTGGATGAACTAAAACTACGCAATAATACCATCATTATTTTCCAATCAGATCATGGACATTCTGTGGAAGAAAGGACGTTTGGAGGTGGAGGAAGTGCAGGCCTGTACAGAGGGGCCAAGTTTTCGATGTTTGAAGGCGGTATTCGCGTTCCTGCAATCATAAGTTGGCCAAAGACCATTCCCCAGCATGAGGTCAGAGATCAAATGGCCATAAACGTAGATTGGTTTCCTACCATTCTCGATATGTGCGATATCGAATACCCAAGTGAAGATTTTGAAGGGAAAAGCTTGTGTAAGGTAATATATGATAATGAGCCCTCAAGGCACAACGTATTTTGGTGGTCGGGGGGCAAAAAAAGTTGGGCCGTGAGAAAGGGCAATTGGAAGTTGCTCAAAAATCCAAGGGATCCGGTCAATCCAGAGTCCATTCAACCAAGTGATTCCCTTTTTTTGTCAAATGTAAAGGATGACCCTGGGGAAAAGACAAATTTTGCCAAACAGTATCCCGAAAAAGTGAGCGAATTGGTTTTGGCATATGAAAAATGGAGAAAGCAGTATTGA
- a CDS encoding flavodoxin family protein, with protein MKVIVIVGSSRNDGDTAALTDELIEQSSWDMINLNDYDFGYYDYEHKNRNDDYLGLMGEIIEKYDTLVFATPVYWYAMSGILKVFFDRITDVLTIEKELGRKLRGKRMAVISCSIGNNLGDYFWLPFSETAKYLGMEYLGNVHTRTGEPNELRIAEFIELVEK; from the coding sequence ATGAAGGTAATTGTAATTGTCGGAAGTTCTAGAAATGATGGGGATACTGCAGCCTTAACGGACGAGTTGATCGAACAATCCAGTTGGGATATGATCAACTTGAACGATTATGACTTTGGTTATTATGACTACGAACACAAAAATAGAAATGATGACTATTTAGGTTTAATGGGGGAAATCATAGAAAAATATGATACCTTGGTTTTTGCGACACCGGTGTATTGGTACGCCATGAGCGGCATACTAAAAGTGTTTTTTGACAGAATAACGGATGTATTGACCATTGAAAAAGAGCTTGGGCGAAAATTACGTGGAAAAAGAATGGCCGTGATCAGCTGTTCCATTGGAAACAACCTGGGGGACTATTTTTGGCTTCCATTTTCAGAGACGGCAAAATATCTGGGAATGGAGTATCTTGGAAACGTGCACACTAGAACAGGGGAACCAAACGAATTGAGAATAGCCGAGTTTATCGAACTTGTTGAAAAATAG
- a CDS encoding DinB family protein: MERSINLSNRLEEVLLSGHWIANTNYKTLIESVTWEQATQKIGTLNTIVALTYHVHYYLAGLLNVYQGGELEIRDKYSFDFSPITSEIEWKNMIQEFVATSKAFIEAVAQMPDAKLDEPFVEEKYGNYLRNIEGTIEHCYYHLGQVSLIRKMVLENTP, translated from the coding sequence ATGGAAAGAAGTATAAATCTCTCAAATAGGCTGGAAGAAGTCCTGCTCAGTGGACATTGGATCGCCAATACGAATTACAAAACCCTAATAGAAAGTGTGACATGGGAACAAGCCACCCAAAAAATTGGAACCTTGAACACCATAGTCGCCCTAACCTACCACGTCCACTATTATCTGGCCGGACTTTTGAATGTTTACCAAGGGGGTGAACTTGAGATTCGGGATAAGTATAGTTTTGATTTTTCACCCATAACATCTGAAATTGAATGGAAAAATATGATCCAGGAATTTGTGGCCACTTCCAAAGCCTTTATAGAAGCAGTTGCCCAAATGCCGGACGCAAAATTGGACGAACCATTTGTAGAGGAAAAATATGGGAATTATTTGCGAAATATTGAGGGTACCATTGAGCATTGCTACTATCATCTTGGACAAGTTTCATTGATTAGGAAAATGGTATTGGAGAATACTCCCTGA